The following DNA comes from Chryseobacterium gallinarum.
TATCTTTCCGATACCCTGGATAAAATGACTTGTGATTATTCAGAGAAGATATTTGTTTCAGCAATCAAAGGGATTATTCCTAAAGTGAATGATGTAGTGGCGCACTATTTACGAGATGAATTTAAAATCGGCTTCAGAAACCAGGCCGTCATTGCAGGGCCTTGTCATGCTGAAGAAGTGGCGATGGAAAGACTTTCATACCTTACTATTGCAGCCGCAGAAGAAGCAACTGCTGAAAAACTGGAAAGAATTTTCAGTTCAGATTTTATCAAGGTACAAACGAGTAAGGATATCTTAGGAAATGAATACAGTGCCATTCTTAAAAATATTTTCGCGATCGGTGCCGGAATAGCAAGCGGACTGGGATATGGTGACAACTTTACAGCCGTATTTGTTTCCAATGCAATCCGTGAAATGGAAATTTTCCTCGAAGCCATTTATGAAGCACCCAGGGATGTGAATGAAAGTGCTTACCTGGGAGATCTTCTGGTAACTGCGTATTCCCTTTTCTCAAGAAACAGAAATCTGGGGAACCTGATCGGAAAAGGATATACCGTGAAATCTGCAATCCAGTCGATGAATATGGTGGCAGAAGGATATTATGCTGCAGATTCCATCTATAAAACGGCAAAGCAGAAAAATCTTAAACTACCAATTATTGATACCGTATATGCCATCCTGTATGAAGGTAAAAATGCAGAGAAGCAATTTAAAAAGCTGACGGCAAAATTGAATTAAAACAAAGGCTGATCTGTTATGATCAGCCTTTCTTATTTTCACTATAAGCTCATTTTTGTGATGACCAGAGTAAATGAAGATCTTACATTAAGGTTGCTGGCTGTAAATCCGTTTCCGGTATCAAATTCAAACTTTTGCCGGAGGGTAGTAGGGGCTGTAAGTGTCAAAAAATAACTCCCCTGAAAAAAAGTAAAAGAGCTCGATAGCTGGCATATTCTGTTAGTTTCCGTAATAGTAGCACTGGTGGCTGCATTAATCAGGTAGGATCTTGTGCACGTAAAATTTTGGGACAAATATTGAGTATTGGCCGTTCCGTTATTGTTATTGGCATTACTTGAATCTACAGAATACCGGATGATATAAGTGCCTGCCGGTAAGGTTATCGTAGAAGCATCTGTTCCCAGAGATGCACCGGTTATTTTGTTAGCCGCTACGGTGAAGTTGGTTAATGTATTATTGGTACTTCCGGTAGGAATAAGAACTCCAGGGTTGATGATCAGGGACATGGTCTGTGGCTCTGATCCTGAAAGAATGGCTCGTTGCCACTGATTTCTGATCCATACATAGTATCCCTTTGGGAAAGTAGACGCTCCGCCTTTATTATAAATCATAAGGCCGTCTGTTGGATTGGCTACCGGTGTTGAGGTACTGTTGAGTACTGTGAGATCATACTGCGGAAAAAGAACTCCTTTGTTGGAAGAGTTAATGTCAAGAACACTACTTGGATTAGGGGTGCTTGTATTGATGCCTACCTGAGCGTTTAAAGAAGAACTCAAGAGTACAGTTAATAGACAAACAATATAAATATAGGTTTTCATTGTAAACAGATTATTGGTTAAGGGCTGATCTTTGGATATCAACTTTTGCATTGGTGATAATGATTTCACCGTTATTAGGGGTAGTTCCTCCGGAACCGGACTGATAAGTTCCTCCCGCATCATGGGCGATCGCTGGAACTAAAGTTATAGGAGTTGCTGAAGTTGCCACAAAAGAAAAGCTAAGATTGAGGGTATGCGTTTTATTACTGGCTATAGATTGTGCATTAATGCTGATCGTTTTACCGTACTGAGTTCCGGTGACAGGATCTACCAGCTTTACCAGGTACTGGTGCAGGTGAACAGGAGTCCCTCCGATGCCTGCTGTAGTGCTTTCCAGGGCTGTTCTTATATTCAGGCATAGGTTAACGAGATAACCACTGTTTCCGGGAAGTGTAATTACTCCGGAAGCTGTATTATAAGAGGCTCCGATATCATTGGAAACTACAGTAAATGCCGCATCTGTAAAGTTCTTGAAAGTCCCGTTAGCGAAATTTCCCAGGATCGTGTAATCAGATGTCCGCTGAAGAATCATGTAACTTACAAGGTTATAAGTATCTGCAAGCTGAGTCCATCTGTTATTCTTCCATAGATATAGCCCCGGGCTGATGGAATTTCCTTTATTGTACACTACAAGTCCTTCAGCAGGGTTATTGACAGGTGATGTATTGCTTAATATATCTACAATATCCACCCTTGGAAGAAGAACTCCTTTATTGGTAGACTGGGATACATCCAGAACAGCAGAACTGTTAACTGTAGTTTTCCCGATTGCAACTTGTGCGCATAAGGTCTGTACTATAGTGAATAGTAGCAGGATATAACTTTTTTTCATTTTGAATGTTTCTTAAAGTTGGGATATTTTTATATAAGATCCGGTAGGAATAACGTTAACAAGATCGTAAAATGTACTGTTCTGCATTCTGCCTAAGTATAATCTAAGTCCTCCGATAATATTGCCATTGGCATTGGGAGGTACACTGTAATAATAAGACCAGGTAGCCAGGTGATTGGTATTGATCTTAGATACGATAGGCACTTCTTTCCGGGTATTGGATTCTGCGGTAAATGTATTGGTAGAATTATTATAGGTATCGTGGGTAAAATCAATAAAATACCCCATCAGATAATAACTGCTTCCCGAAAGAGGAGCCGTTCCCCCTTGACCTGCGGGATTTTCCTGAGGAGAATTGAGATTAAGATTAACTTCTACCAGATAATTTCCTTGGGGAAGAACCAGGGAATATCCTCCCGAAGAAGTATTTTGTACTACCTTAAAACCATTAATATTGGATACGCCGGAGATTGCGGGAGGGTTTACCACTAATAAAGCCCTGGCTCCTGCTACTGCGTTATCCAGTGCTGATAAATTCCCGGTGAAATCGAGATAAGCTACTTTAGGTGTATTTTCCGCGTCAATAGTACTTTGCCATTGATTCGTTGTACTATTGAACACATGCAGTGCTTTATTGTTGCTGTTGGCTCCTCCATTGAAGGCAATAAGTCCGTTGGCCGGTGATGCTACCGGTGAAGTTGTACTGTTCAGGCTTGAAATATTCAGACTAGGGAATAAAAGGCCCTTATTCCCTCCTGCCAAGGTAACTGTGGGGGCAGTAGTATAGCCACTTCCTCCATTGTTAATGATAATTCCTGTTACGCTCCCATTGGAAATAGTGGCTGTTGCGCGGGCTTTAGAGCCTCCGTTTATAATGGAGCCTCCACCATAAAAATTAACAGTAGGGGCAGAAGTATATCCGCTACCTCCATTGCTGATGGTAATACCGGTTACGGCACCTCCTGATATGGTAGCTGTGGCGGTAGCTGGTATTCCATTGAAATTTTCGATGTGCAGAATAGCACTCGGATCCGGGGTGGACGTGTTGATCCCTACATTTCCGCTTTGGGCCAAAGCCATTGTAGCGAAAAGTGTACTTAGAAAGTTAACAATTTTCATCTTTAGTATGTTTACGAAATAATTTTAATTTAATTACACAGGAATATGGTAATAAATCAATTCAAAGGTACGTATAAAAAATAATTATTTTATGATTTTAATCTAGATTTTTGTCTATAATATTAATGATTTATCAATTAATTGTGATTTTTTAAACTTAATTGATAATATTTATCAAAAACGAGTGATTAAATATTTAATGAAAATCATTATGGCTAAAGTATTTTAAATCGCGAACTTAAATGAACACAAAATTTTATGGGAAATTATTTTCCTGCCAGTGAATTATAACGGTCAAAATAAAGATAAAAGTTTAAATCCATAGGAATGGTCATTAATCATTTCAATGATGTTTTATTGATACTTTCCATGACTTTCTGTTGTATAATCAAGAAGTGCTTTTCTCTCAAAAAATAACGTGTTAAAATCTTGAAACAGGTTTTTCTTTTTAAAACTTTTCCCGAAATTTGAACTAAAATTTACAATTATGTCACAATCGCTTACAAGCAGAACTCCAAAACCTAAATATGACGTTGTACTGATAGGAGGCGGAATCATGAGCGCCACATTAGCGACTCTGCTTCATGAATTTGATCCGAACCTTGAAATTGCTATCTTTGAAAGACTTGGAAGATTTGCCAAAGAAAGTACAGCCGCCTGGAATAATGCAGGAACAGGACATTCCGCTTTTTGTGAGCTTAATTATACTCCCGAAAAACCTGACGGAACAATAGATATTACAAAAGCGGAAAGCATTGCAGAACAATTTGAAATTTCAAAACAATTCTGGGCTTATTTGCTGACTAAAGGATATATTCAGGAACCCAAAGATTTTATCAATTCTTGCCCGCACATGAGCCTTGTATTTGGTGAAAAAGACGCAGAATACCTTAAAAAACGTTATGATAAAATGAGTAAATCCGTTCTTTTTGAAGGAATGGAATTTTCCACAGATCATGAGAAACTGAGAGAATGGATTCCTCTGGTAATGAGCAAAAGAAATAAATCTGAGGTAATGGCTGCCACCAAAATGGATATGGGAACCGATGTTAATTTCGGGACATTGACCAGGAAAATGGGGAGACACTTGCTGGAAGATTCCAATGTAGAAGTATTTTTATACCACGAAGTGAAAGACATCGATCCGAGAGAAGACGGAAAATGGGAGATGAAAGTAAAAGACAGAATCCATAACCATAAACAGGAAGTCGTTGCAGACTTTGTCTTTATCGGAGCTGGAGGATATGCACTCCCGTTACTGGATAGTTCAGATATTAAGGAAAGTGAAGGATATGGTGGTTTCCCGGTTTCAGGACAATGGCTGGTAACCCACAACCAGGAATTGGTGGAAAAACACCAGGCTAAAGTTTATACGCAGGCTACAGTAGATGCTCCTCCTATGTCTGTTCCACACCTTGACCTTAGGATTATCGATGGTAAAAAGGCTCTTCTTTTCGGTCCTTTTGCAGGTTTTTCAACAAAATTCCTGAAAGAAGGAAGCTACCTTGACCTGCCGGAAAGTGTGAATACCAAAAACTTAAGATCCCTGTTTGGAGCATGGTGGCATAATATTCCATTAACAAAATATCTTATCCAGCAGGTAGCGATGACCAAATCTCAAAGGATACAACACCTGAGAGAGTTCATCAAAGATGCGAAGGAAGAAGATTGGGAATTGAAGGTAGCCGGACAAAGAGTACAGATCATCAAAAAAGATGAGAAAGAAGGAGGTAAGCTGGAATTCGGAACGGAAGTGGTTGTTAATCAAAAAGGAACAATAGCGTCACTATTGGGGGCTTCGCCGGGAGCTTCAACGGCAGTACATGCGATGCTGAACGTTATTGAGAAATGTTTTCCTGAAAAGCTTCATGGAGAATGGAAAAGCAAGCTTCTCGAAATGGTCCCGTCTTACGGTAAAAAATTAGCTGAACATCCGGAACTTACCAAAGAGTTGAGAGACTATACAAAAGAAAAATTAGAATTAAAATACTAACAGTAATAAGCAATGAGTAATAAGCACGATAGCATTACTCATTGCCTGTCACTTATTATCTATACAAAAGCGTGGAAGAAGTAGTTGTAAAACCGGTGATAGCTAAAGAGCTTCTGGAGTCTCTTCAGACAAAAACAGAAGAGGAGAAACAGGTTATTGTACATTGCTGTTTCCCGGCATCTCCATTTTTAGGCAATCTCATCAGGATCTGGCATTCAACTTATCTTTTTGATAATCAGTCTGATCACAGGAGTAAATTGATTCATGCTGAAAATATTTCAATTTCCCCATATTGGACGCCTGTTCCTTTTATGAAGGATTTTTGGTTTACCCTTATATTCTCCGGACTTCCCAAAGATTGTAAGAGTTTTGATTTAAAAGAAGTTATTCCGGAAGAAGGGGGCTTTTTCGTAGCATCCATTAAAAGAAATTCTTCTGATGTTTATCGTGTAAAAATATCAGAATCTTATTAACACTGGTATGATAACAAGAGAAGAAAAGCTTCAACAAATTATACAATGGTGTGAAAATAATCCGGATATCCGGGCTGCTTTACTTACCAGTTCATTAGTGAATCCTCATGCTCCTGTAGATGATTTCAGTGACCTGGATATAGAACTTGTTTTTCAGAACAGAAGTGTCTATGAAGCTGATCATACATGGCTTGATCTTTTCGGGGAACCCATTTCTATGATTGAAGAAGATGATACGGTTTTTGACGGAAAACATGCCATGAAGATGGTTTTATACAAAGACCATGTCAAGGTGGATTTTAAGCTGTATCAGGTAGCGGATTTTCTGAAAGATATTGATCTGGAGGTACTGCCTGATGATTGGGATCTTGGATATAGGGTTTTGATAGATAAGGATAACCTGACTGAAAATATAAAAGCTCCCACTTATCAGTCTATCATGATCCAAAAGCCAGATGAGCAAAAATTCAGACAACTGATAAATGATTTCTGGTGGGATACTACCTATGTAGCGAAATGCCTGAAACGTGGCGATATTTTCTATGCCAAATTTATGTCTGAAAATATTCTCAGAACAGATTATCTGGTTCCTTTGATAGAATGGTATATTGCAAATCTTCATAGCTGGCACAATATAACGACGAATAAACATGGCAGACTTTTTAAAAAATATCTTCCGGCAAACATATGGAAAGACATTGAGTCTACCTTTTCTGGAAGTGATATTGAAGAGAACTGGATCGCCTTATTCGCCTTTGCAGATCTGGTTCATAATCTGGCAACTGATCTGGCTCTAAAGCTTGGATTTGTTTATCCTGAGCAATTAGAAAATGATATCAGGAATTATCTTTCTGAAGTAAGGGCTTTACCATGATTTTATACAGAAAATTCATTTTTTCTGATCAGATTTTCTATACAATATTCAGCAATGGCAGTAATCGTCACGAACGGATTTACACCAATAGTTCCGGGAATTAATGATCCATCCAGGATGTACAGATTCTCGTGACCTTTTAATTTACCATATTCATCAGTAGATTCTCCTAATACACAGCCACCAAGCGGATGATAGCATATATCTGGCCCGAAGCCGTTGTGAAAGAGAAAGTGGCTCCTGGTTCCACCATTGGCCTGGTTCATCTTTCTTACAAAGTACCGGGCATTTTCTCTCATTTTTACTGTATTGCTTTTATCCCAGTTCAATTTAAGGGATTGATTGGTTGGGTCATAGTAAACTTCACCTTTTTTATCAACTCTATTGATCAATAAATATAGTGCCGTGGCAACATCCATTCCCATGGGTAAAGGAGCAATTTCTGTGAAAAAAGGATGTTCAGCATCATCCCAGTTATCAATGCCGCCAACGGGGATTGTAGATTGCTTGGCACCGGTTCCTCCCGATAATGGTTTTACCCAGTTTCTCCCGGTCATAAAGTTTCCGTTATTACCCCAGTTTTTTCCGATATGTTTATGAAGGGGAAGATCATGTATTGCATTGGAATGCAATAAAAGTTGCAGAGTTCCCATAGTACCGGCCGAAAGAACAAGCTTTTTACAGTTGAATATCTTGTGAGCAATGGTAGCCCCTGCTGTATCGGTCTGCTGAACCTGTAAAGTGTAACTTTTGTCGGTATTCATCCGGATGGTATCCACCCGATGAAGGTCAAGGATTTCAAGGTTGCCGGTTTCAAGTGCTTTTTTGAGATAGGTTTTATCCAGGCTGTTTTTACCGTAATTATTTCCGTAGATTACTTCTGTGTTAAGGGCAGATCTTGGAACTTCATTCCGGAATTCTTTTTCCATATACCTGAAATCATATACATTGGGAACCCTGATGGTTTTAAAACCTGCTTTATGTGCCTCTTTTTCACCTACTCTTGTAAATTTATAATAGGGACAATCCTTCAGAAATTGTTCACTGATAATATTTACTTTGAGTTCCTTATGCACTAATGGGAAATAATAATTGTAGAACTTTTCTGCATCAAGATCGGGGAAAACTTCCTTGAAGTAGTTTTCTTTTGGCGTTACTGCCATTCCTCCATTAACGAGTGAGCCCCCGCCAACTCCTCTTCCTACCCATATATTTATGTTTTCAAAATCCAGCCGGTCAAGCGTTCCGGTGAAAGGAGTTAAAGGAAAAATATTCATAAAAGGAGCAATGCTTTTCTTTTTCAGCCAGGCGGAGCTTTTCCCTGGTTTCAGAAGGTTTGAAAACGGAATTCCTGCTTTTTCCCAATTCAGGCCCATTTCAAGTAATATTACTTTTTTTCCGGCTTCACAGAGACGCAGGGCAGATACTGCACCTCCATATCCGCTGCCGATAATCACAATCGGAACATCAAAATTCTCTTTTATCTGAAAATTTTTCCTTTCTGCAGCCCGGAATAATTCAGAATGAAGGAAATACAAACCTGATATAGCTAATGCGCTTGTCCTGATGAATTCTTTTCTGTCCATGTGCTGTATTTTCCAAAAAGTATGCTAGATCAGCAAGTTCTTATTTATTTAAAACAGATTATATTTTTTATTACAATTTTAACTTTTTTGTTATGGAAATTCATAGCTTTACTCATAATTTTAAACCTATGAAAAAATATATAATACTCTTTTTGCTCCTTCCACTATGGGCTTTTTCTCAAAAGGCACTTTCAAAGGAAGAGAAAGAGGTCCGGAAATTTCAGAAAGAACTTAATGCTGAATATTTTAATCCAAAAGAGACTCCGTTAAGAGGAGACAACTTTAAAAACTTTAAAGGTCATCCTTTTTTTCCATTTGATCCTAAATACAGGATAAATGCAAAATTTATCAAATCAAAAGATACCCAACCTTTTGATCTTCCTACCTCTTCCGGAAAGACAAAATCTTATCAGGAATATGGTAAAGCAACATTTACATTGGATGGTAAACTTTATACCCTGACATTATATCAAAGCCTGGATCTAATCAAACAGAAGAAATATAAAAATTATCTTTTCCTTCCGTTCCGTGATGCGACCAATGAAAAAGAAACCTATGGCGGAGGAAAGTATATGGATCTGAGAATTCCGGAAGGGAATACCATTGTGCTGGATTTTAACCAGTCTTATCAGCCATATTGTGCATATAATGCTTATGACTACAATTGTCCTGTTGTTCCTGAGGAAAACAAACTTCCTGTGGAAATACGTGCCGGTGTAATGTATCAGGACATTTATCATCATTAATTATGGTAAGTCTGAAATTTTTTAATCCTGGTGATTTTTCCGGAATCAATTATGTTCTGGACGAAGATCAGCTGCGTTTTACAGCATCAGTAGAACAGGCGTTGGAAAATATAAAGGCTCGGAACGGGAAGGATGCCTTTCCCATCATCATATTGGAGGATGAAAATCCTGCAGGCTTTTTTGTACTTGATTTTGGAAAAGATAAATTGGATATGACAGACAATGAGCATGCAGTCCTGATACGGTCTTTATCCGTAAATCCTGCTATGCAGGGCAGGGGTATCGGAAAAGAAGCTATGATGAAGGTTGATGATTTTGTAAGAAAACATTTCGGAAACTGCAATGAAATTGTACTGGCTGTTAATCAGAAAAACCAATCTGCCTATCATCTTTATACCCGGACAGGATATTCCTATGATGGAAAAACCAGGGCCGGAAGAAGTGGCCTTCAGTATCTGATGTACAAAAAACTTTAATAAAATTTTAGATCTAAATTTTTTTACTGCTGATTTCTTTCTATAACTTTGAGTAACATCAAATTCAAAATATGGAAATATCACTTCACAATCAGGTTGCTTTAGTAACCGGGGCTTCCAGTGGAATCGGTTCAGGAATTGCAAAATCATTAGCTTCAGCAGGTGCTATAGTTATTGTCAATCATTCTTCAGAAAGGTCTCTGGAAGAAGCAAAAGCCGTTTTGAAAGAAATTACAGACTCAGGTGGGCAGGGAATTACCTATCAATGTGATGTTTCTAAAGAAGATCAGGTTGTCCGCATGTTTCAGGATGTAGTAGCAGAATTGGGAACAGTAGATATTCTCATTAATAATGCCGGAATCCAGAAAGATGCAAAATTTACGGAAATGACTTTAGAGCAGTGGAATGCTGTGATAGGAGTTAATCTGACAGGGCAGTTTCTTTGTGCAAGAGAGGCAATCAAAGAATTTTTACGCAGGGGAATAGTCCCTTCACGTTCTGTTGCTTGCGGAAAAATCATCCATATCAGTTCTGTACACGAAATTATTCCCTGGGCCGGACATGCGAATTATGCAGCAAGTAAAGGAGCTATTAGAATGTTGATGCAGACCCTGGCTCAGGAGTACGGAGCAGACAAAATCCGCGTTAATTCTATTTGTCCCGGAGCCATCCAGACCCCCATCAATACGAATGCCTGGAAGACTCCTGAAGCAT
Coding sequences within:
- a CDS encoding AadS family aminoglycoside 6-adenylyltransferase — encoded protein: MITREEKLQQIIQWCENNPDIRAALLTSSLVNPHAPVDDFSDLDIELVFQNRSVYEADHTWLDLFGEPISMIEEDDTVFDGKHAMKMVLYKDHVKVDFKLYQVADFLKDIDLEVLPDDWDLGYRVLIDKDNLTENIKAPTYQSIMIQKPDEQKFRQLINDFWWDTTYVAKCLKRGDIFYAKFMSENILRTDYLVPLIEWYIANLHSWHNITTNKHGRLFKKYLPANIWKDIESTFSGSDIEENWIALFAFADLVHNLATDLALKLGFVYPEQLENDIRNYLSEVRALP
- a CDS encoding NAD(P)H-dependent glycerol-3-phosphate dehydrogenase, with amino-acid sequence MAKKKIISESSNPKKNKSDVSVGVVGSGSFATAIVKMLVENCKVVHWCVRSEFVKGAIELRGHNPTYLTAAHFNLKSLKLTTDINELVSACDVIVLATPSIYLSDTLDKMTCDYSEKIFVSAIKGIIPKVNDVVAHYLRDEFKIGFRNQAVIAGPCHAEEVAMERLSYLTIAAAEEATAEKLERIFSSDFIKVQTSKDILGNEYSAILKNIFAIGAGIASGLGYGDNFTAVFVSNAIREMEIFLEAIYEAPRDVNESAYLGDLLVTAYSLFSRNRNLGNLIGKGYTVKSAIQSMNMVAEGYYAADSIYKTAKQKNLKLPIIDTVYAILYEGKNAEKQFKKLTAKLN
- a CDS encoding glucose 1-dehydrogenase, producing the protein MEISLHNQVALVTGASSGIGSGIAKSLASAGAIVIVNHSSERSLEEAKAVLKEITDSGGQGITYQCDVSKEDQVVRMFQDVVAELGTVDILINNAGIQKDAKFTEMTLEQWNAVIGVNLTGQFLCAREAIKEFLRRGIVPSRSVACGKIIHISSVHEIIPWAGHANYAASKGAIRMLMQTLAQEYGADKIRVNSICPGAIQTPINTNAWKTPEALNSLLTLIPYNRIGQPQDIGNLAAFLASDLSDYITGASIFVDGGMTTFESFSTGG
- a CDS encoding GNAT family N-acetyltransferase; translation: MVSLKFFNPGDFSGINYVLDEDQLRFTASVEQALENIKARNGKDAFPIIILEDENPAGFFVLDFGKDKLDMTDNEHAVLIRSLSVNPAMQGRGIGKEAMMKVDDFVRKHFGNCNEIVLAVNQKNQSAYHLYTRTGYSYDGKTRAGRSGLQYLMYKKL
- the mqo gene encoding malate dehydrogenase (quinone); the protein is MSQSLTSRTPKPKYDVVLIGGGIMSATLATLLHEFDPNLEIAIFERLGRFAKESTAAWNNAGTGHSAFCELNYTPEKPDGTIDITKAESIAEQFEISKQFWAYLLTKGYIQEPKDFINSCPHMSLVFGEKDAEYLKKRYDKMSKSVLFEGMEFSTDHEKLREWIPLVMSKRNKSEVMAATKMDMGTDVNFGTLTRKMGRHLLEDSNVEVFLYHEVKDIDPREDGKWEMKVKDRIHNHKQEVVADFVFIGAGGYALPLLDSSDIKESEGYGGFPVSGQWLVTHNQELVEKHQAKVYTQATVDAPPMSVPHLDLRIIDGKKALLFGPFAGFSTKFLKEGSYLDLPESVNTKNLRSLFGAWWHNIPLTKYLIQQVAMTKSQRIQHLREFIKDAKEEDWELKVAGQRVQIIKKDEKEGGKLEFGTEVVVNQKGTIASLLGASPGASTAVHAMLNVIEKCFPEKLHGEWKSKLLEMVPSYGKKLAEHPELTKELRDYTKEKLELKY
- a CDS encoding GMC family oxidoreductase N-terminal domain-containing protein, which translates into the protein MDRKEFIRTSALAISGLYFLHSELFRAAERKNFQIKENFDVPIVIIGSGYGGAVSALRLCEAGKKVILLEMGLNWEKAGIPFSNLLKPGKSSAWLKKKSIAPFMNIFPLTPFTGTLDRLDFENINIWVGRGVGGGSLVNGGMAVTPKENYFKEVFPDLDAEKFYNYYFPLVHKELKVNIISEQFLKDCPYYKFTRVGEKEAHKAGFKTIRVPNVYDFRYMEKEFRNEVPRSALNTEVIYGNNYGKNSLDKTYLKKALETGNLEILDLHRVDTIRMNTDKSYTLQVQQTDTAGATIAHKIFNCKKLVLSAGTMGTLQLLLHSNAIHDLPLHKHIGKNWGNNGNFMTGRNWVKPLSGGTGAKQSTIPVGGIDNWDDAEHPFFTEIAPLPMGMDVATALYLLINRVDKKGEVYYDPTNQSLKLNWDKSNTVKMRENARYFVRKMNQANGGTRSHFLFHNGFGPDICYHPLGGCVLGESTDEYGKLKGHENLYILDGSLIPGTIGVNPFVTITAIAEYCIENLIRKNEFSV
- a CDS encoding DUF1684 domain-containing protein: MKKYIILFLLLPLWAFSQKALSKEEKEVRKFQKELNAEYFNPKETPLRGDNFKNFKGHPFFPFDPKYRINAKFIKSKDTQPFDLPTSSGKTKSYQEYGKATFTLDGKLYTLTLYQSLDLIKQKKYKNYLFLPFRDATNEKETYGGGKYMDLRIPEGNTIVLDFNQSYQPYCAYNAYDYNCPVVPEENKLPVEIRAGVMYQDIYHH